TCATGGGCTTTGTGGGCCGAAAACTTAAGGCACAGAGTATCGAAGCACAGGGATTGTGGAGCGATACGATGAGTCAGGTGGAGGAAACACTCGGAGGTTTACGCATCATCAAGGCCTTCTGTGCAGAGAAACTGATGAACGAACGGTTTGATAAAGTCAATAGTAACTACCGTAAAAACGTCATGCGAGTGAATATCCGACAGCAATTGGCGCATCCAATGAGTGAGTTTCTCGGTACCGTTATGATTATTATCGTGCTTTGGGTGGGTGGTATGCTTGTGCTGAACAACCACACTTTGACCGGTCCTAAGTTCATCTATTACCTCGTGATGCTTTATTCTATCATCAATCCACTGAAAGAATTCTCGAAAGCCGGCTACAACATACCGAAAGGTTTGGCCAGTATGGAGCGCGTAGATAAAATCCTCAAGGCTGAAATCAGCATCAAGGAAAAGAGCAATCCACATCCAATCATGGCCTTTGAACACGAGATTGAATTCCGCAATGTGTCGTTCAAATACGACCAACAGTGGGTGTTGAAAGACATCAACCTTGTTATTCCAAAAGGCAAGATGATTGCCTTAGTGGGGCAGAGTGGTTCTGGAAAGTCTACACTTGTCGACCTTATTCCACGTTACTACGATGTACAGAAGGGCGAAGTGCTCATAGACGGCATCAACGTTAAAGACCTTGGCATTCATGATTTGCGCCGACTCATCGGCAATGTCAACCAAGAAGCTATTCTCTTTAACGATACTTTCAAGAATAACATCAAGTTTGGAACGGTCGAAGCTACCGATGAACAAATTGCCAATGCAGCCCGAATAGCCAACGCATACGACTTCATCATGCAAAGCGAAAACGGCTTCGACACGAACATTGGCGACCGTGGTGGACGCCTTTCGGGTGGTCAACGGCAGCGTGTGAGCATAGCCCGCGCTATCTTGAAGAACCCACCTATCCTCATACTTGACGAAGCAACATCAGCTCTCGACACAGAGAGTGAACGTCTTGTACAGGATGCTTTGACGCATTTAATGAAGACAAGAACGACTATTGCCGTAGCTCATCGCCTCTCAACAATCAGGAATGCCGACGAAATCTGCGTGCTCCACGAGGGCCGTATCATAGAACGTGGCACGCATGAAGAACTCATTCGCAACAACGGATACTACAAAAAGCTACACGATATGCAGCAAGTGTAAG
The nucleotide sequence above comes from Segatella oris. Encoded proteins:
- a CDS encoding ABC transporter ATP-binding protein; protein product: MKEFLQVLRRFVPPYKKYLVWSVIFNILSAVLNIFSFMTLIPILQILFKTSDVKPVTKLITWDNVHGVESMVEMLTNNANYYIQHFIVTTGEANTLLIIGILLAFMTMLKTAAYFLSSATIIPIRTGVVRDIRNQLYQKINALSLGFFSEERKGDIIARMSGDVQEIENSIMASLDMLFKNPILIISYFIALIVTSWQLTLFTIIFVPIFGWFMGFVGRKLKAQSIEAQGLWSDTMSQVEETLGGLRIIKAFCAEKLMNERFDKVNSNYRKNVMRVNIRQQLAHPMSEFLGTVMIIIVLWVGGMLVLNNHTLTGPKFIYYLVMLYSIINPLKEFSKAGYNIPKGLASMERVDKILKAEISIKEKSNPHPIMAFEHEIEFRNVSFKYDQQWVLKDINLVIPKGKMIALVGQSGSGKSTLVDLIPRYYDVQKGEVLIDGINVKDLGIHDLRRLIGNVNQEAILFNDTFKNNIKFGTVEATDEQIANAARIANAYDFIMQSENGFDTNIGDRGGRLSGGQRQRVSIARAILKNPPILILDEATSALDTESERLVQDALTHLMKTRTTIAVAHRLSTIRNADEICVLHEGRIIERGTHEELIRNNGYYKKLHDMQQV